The nucleotide sequence GTGAGCCTGGCATTTCTGGCCACGGCGCTGCTCGGCTATATCCTGCTGCGGCGCGGCCTGCGTCCCTTACGCAAAATGGCGGCCCATGCGGCCAATATCACGCCGCAACGGCTGGACAGCCGCATGAGCAGTGCCGACACCCCGGTCGAGTTGCAGCAACTGAGTGACGCCTACAACGCCATGCTCGATCGCCTCGCCAACGGTTACCAGCGCCTGGTGCAGTTTTCCGCCGACCTGGCCCACGAAATCCGCACGCCGATCGGTTCGTTGATGGGCCACTTCCAGGTGGCGCTGCGTCAGTCTCGCACCCCGGACGAGTACCAGGCGCTGCTGGCGTCAAACCTGGGCGAGCTGGAGCGCATTTCCCGAATTGTCGAGAGCATCTTGTTCCTCGCCCGCGCTGACGAATCGCAGGCCGTGGTGGAGCGACAGCACCTGGCCCTGCACGACGAAATACAGCGCATCTCCGATTACTTCGAGGGCCTGGCAGAGGAGCGCCAGATCACTCTCCGGGCTGTCGGCACAGGCATGACCCACGCCGATCCCTTACTGCTGCGCCGTGCATTGAGCAACTTGGTTGCCAACGCCATTCGCTATGCCGACGAAGGCAGTGAGGTGCTGATGCGCGTGGCGGCGAATGGGACAGGTTGCCGCATCGATGTGGAAAACCACGGCCCCGTGCTGGCCGAAGACACCCTGCGCAAGCTGTTCGACCGTTTCTACCGTGGCGATGCATCCCGCCATCAAAGCTCCGACTCATACGGCCTTGGCCTCGCGATCGTCACTGCGATCATGCAACTGCATGGCGGTGAAGTGAGTGTGGAGCAGCCTGAGCCTGGAACCATTCGATTTTCGTTGTTTTTCCCAGGGCGCTGATCAGCCTCTGTGCGATAGCCGGGCTTGCGCTGCCCAAGGCCGTCTGAATGCACCGAATCCAGCCGTACCTTTTCGACGGCCCGATCAATCGCCTGAAGGCTGAGTTCGACGTCCAACTCCGTCGTCGCCAGGTTGGCCACGCTGATACGCATCGCCGTTCGCCCCTGCCAAACCGTGCCGCCACACCAGCACACACCCTCGGCCTGGATAGCCTCGATCACGGCGAGGGTGGTCCGCGCCGAGCCGAATGAGACCAGCACTTGGTTGAGCACCACTTCATTGAGTATTTCATAGCCATACGCCGCAAGCCCCTGGGCGAACTGCAAGGCCTGCCGACAATATTGCGCAACCAATGCTACGAGGCCGTCGCGTCCCAGATGCAGGAGTGCAGCCCATATTTCTACACCCCGTGCCCGCCTGGACGATTCAGGCGTGTAGTGGGAAGGCTCGCGGTCGCCTTCCACCCCGCCGGCCAGATAAGCAGCACTCATCGACATCGCGGCCCGTAGATAGGCCGCCTGGCGAACCAACACAATCCCACTGTCATAGGGCACGTTAAGCCATTTGTGCCCGTCGGTCGCCCAGGAGTCGGCCTCGGCGAAACCATCGGTGAGCACACTCAAGGCCGGGTTGGCCAGCGCCCAGAGCCCCAAGGCACCGTCCACATGCACCCAGGCACCCGCGGCCCTGGCGAGCCGGCACACCTCGGCTGCCGGGTCGAAATCACCGGTGTTCACATTTCCGGCCTGGATGCAGACGATCGTACGGTCATCCAGCGTTGGCATCTGATCGACTTGCAACCTTCCACGTTTATCGGTGGGAACGCGGATAACGCACTCGCGCCCCAGCCCCAGTAGCGCGAGGGCTTTCAGGACGGTGACGTGAATTTCTTCACTGACCACCACGCGCAATTGTGGCGCTCCATACAGTCCCAGGGCTTCCACATCCCAACCCTGGCGCGCCAATAGCGCGTGACGCGCGGCAGCCAGTGCGCTGAAGCTTGCCATCGACGCACCACTGACAAAGGCCCCCGCTGTTTCCGGCGGCAGGCCAAACAACTCGCGCAGCCAGAGCAACGACACATCCTCAAGGGTTGCCGCTATCGGAGAAGTCCAGCGAAAGCACGCATTCTGGTCCCACGCGGTGGCCAACCAATTGGCCGCCACGGTCACCGGCAACGCGCCGCCAATCACCAAACCAAAATAGCGTCCGCCAGCTGTCGCGACCGTTGCAGGCGAACCAATTTCATCCAACTGGCGCACGACCTCCAGCGCATCGACACCTTTGTACGGCAAGCCGTGGCGCAGTTCTTCGAGTCGCTGCACGGCCCTGGATGAAGCCAGAATCGGACGGAACTTGATGCCCTGCAAGTAACCTGCAGCTCTCTCGCAGGCGTCTTGCAGAATGATCTGTGTTGGTGCTTTTTCCATGGCCGGCCCCAAACATCGCGTTGATTTGTTCGACGCCTAACCTATCAGACCTTACGGCAATCAGCTACCATCCAGAAGGTAGGTTTTACAAAGTGACGGCGCAAGAACTCAAGCCCCAGGCCTGAAAAGAACTGCCGATGAATACCCGGGTTACTGAAGTATTTTTGCGCACGGCAAACCCCGCAACGGGATAGCTTGCACGCCCTGCACATTCACACATCAACACTATTGACTTGAAAAGGCCGCAACGTTTAGCGTGTGTTGCGACGCACCCATGACATCCCCGACGCACCTCACCAATAATTCCCGAAGGACGGCTCGGCGTACCACGCCCAGCGGCCCGACCACAGCAGGAAGATACCTATGAGCGAACCCGAAGCTACCGGTCTCCAGGCATTGCGTGCGCTGATTCGCGCAGAGGTCCCAAACCCTTCCATCGGTATAACCATGGGCCTCACAGCCGTTGATGTGAGTACCGGGAGGATCACGCTCCAAGCCTGCCCCGACGACCGCCATCTGAACCCGGCGGGAGCGGTGCATGGCGGTTTCGCCGCCACCTGTCTTGACGGCGCTGCTGCGCTGGCGTTGTTCTCGACCCTGGACATCAGCACCCCGCATTCCACCGTGGATCTCAACGTCAAGTACGTGCGACCGCTGCGCGCCGGCCACACCTACCGGGTAGACGGCTGGGTGGTGGAGCGTACCCGAAGCCTGGCGATATGCGACGCTCAGGTGGTGGATGAGCACGGCAAGCTGTTCGCCAAAGCCACGACGACATTCGTCGTGGGAGGCTGAGCGATGAAAGCACTCACCGTGCAAGGCCCTGGCCAGTTGGTGTGGGTGGAGGCGCCGACGCCGAGGCTTTCCGGCCCCCGCAGCGCGCTGGTCCGCCCGATTGCTTCCGCCTCATGTGATCTGGACCGGCGCTTGATCGCCGGTGTCACGCCGTTCAAGCCACCGTTTGCGCTTGGCCACGAATGCGTGGCAGAGGTGCTACAGGTGGGCGACGCCGTGACATCCGTGCGACGGGGCGACCTGGTATGCGTCCCCTGGAAAATCGCCTGCGGAACGTGCAAGCAGTGCCACGCCGGACGCGCTACCGCCTGCACGTCGGTGCCACGCCACGCGGCTTACGGCGTGCCGGCTGGCGGCGACTGGGGCGGGCTGTTTTCCGAGGTGGTCGACGTGCCGTTCGCCGACGCGATGCTGGTGCCCCTGCCTCCCGGCATCAACCCGTTGGCGGCGGCCAGCGCCAGCGACAACCTCACCGACGCCTGGGTGGCCACCAGCCGCCCGATCAGTGCCAGGGAGGATGCGCGGGTGCTGGTAGTGGGTGGCACGGAAAGTCTGGGTGTGCTGGCAGTGCAAATGGCCGTCGCAGCTGGCGCCGCGAGCGTGGACTACCTGGATGACAATGATTACCGGCGAGACCTCGCGTCACGCAGCGGCGCCAGCGTGGAGCTGGAATCGGTGCTCGATGAGCGCTACGACGTCGTGGTGTCGGCCACACGCGATCCCCGGGCACTGCATCGAGGCTTGCTGGCGCTGGCGCCGGGCGGGCATTGCTCATGCATCGGCATTATCTTCGAAGATCCGGTGATCCCGCTTTTCGGCATGTACCTGCGTGACGTGACGCTGTCGGTGGGTGTCTGCAATGTCCGCCCGCACATCCCCAAAGTGCTCGACCTTATCGGGAGCGGGCAGTGTGATCCCCTGCTGGTGAGCCCGACCGTGGTGTCACCGGACGAAGCGACCGAAGCGCTCCTGCAACCGCTCGCCAAGTGCATCATGGTGCGCGAACGCATCACTTGAGCGGCTCGTTCAGGTTATCCGCGAGTGCCGTCATGACGGTGGTCCATGCGTCCTGCCCTTTCGGTTTCACGCAATCGAGGGCTTGGCGCAGGACCTGACGCTCCAGCTCGGTGGCCGCCGCCTCGACGGCACCGCCCTGCTCCGTCAGCGCGAGCAATTTGAAGCGATGCCGCTCCGGCGCTCGGGTGTATTGCACCAATTGCTGCTCGAACAGGTGCTTCAAGGGACGATGCAAGGCCTGTTTGCTGACCCCCAGGGTCAGCGCCAGGTCGCCGACATTGATCTCGTCCGCCCGGGCAATAATGTAAAGCACGCGATGATGGACACGCGACAGCGCATGGGTGGCCAGGAACTGGTCAGCCTTGACCGTCAGGCCGCGAAAACCGAAATGCAGCAATTCCAGGGCAGTATCCAGCGGATGCAACGAACGCATCTGCACTGAAGCGCTGTTTATCTTTTTATTGATGACCATGCTGTCCGGCTCCCCCTGAATAGCAGCAAAGCCTAAGCCGTGCCAACCCTCCAGGCAACCCGGGCGCTTCGCAGTGCTCACAGAACCGGCGAAAGCCCTCCATCGACCCGCAGGTTCATGCCGGTGATGTACCCGGCAACCGGGCTGGCAAGGAACGCCACGGCGGCAGCGATCTCGTCCAGGCGCCCCACCCGGCCCACGGGCACCTGGGCGAACATCGGCAGCACGGCACGCTCTATCGCCTCCCACGGCGCATCTCTGCTCGCCACACCACGCTCTTCGGCGACATCACGAAAACGCGCATCGAGCGCCGCACTGTGAATGGTTCCGGGTGACACCGCATTAACCGTGATGCCATCGGCCGCAACGGCCTTGGCCATGGACAGCGTCATGGCGTTCATCGCCGCCTTGCACGCCGAGTAATCCGGCGCCGACGGCGGTGCCATCGTGGCTGCCAGGCTGGAAATACTGATGACCCGCCCCCAGTGCGCCGCACGCATCGCCGGCAGCAGCGCCGTGCTGACGCGCACCGCCGCGAGCACATTCCGATCATAGGCGGCCTGCCACGACTGAGGGCGCGTTGTGTCCCAATCCTCCTTGAGGCCACCGGAGCCGCCCGCGTTATTGATCAGAATATCAATGGAGCCGGCAAGCTCGTGTGCCGAATCGATCATCTGCCGGACTTGCTCATCGTCGGTAAGGTCGCCCACTACCACATGCGCGCGGCCACCGCGCATAATGATGTCGCCCGCGACTTTCTCGGCCTGCATCCTGTCACGGCCATGGACAATGACCACGGCGTTTTCCAGCGCAAGTTTCCTGGCGATGGCTTCACCAATACCTTTGCTGCTGCCGGTAATCAGTGCCGTTTTTGCGCCCAATTGCAGATCCACGTACCACCTCCTGACTAATCCTCGTTGTTTTCGCAAGGTAGAGTGAGATGACCGATCAGACCAGTACGCACTTTTATGTGCCCATCGGCGAAGACGAACGAGAGATCTGCCTCGGCCCCGAGGGCTCGGTAGCGCATGTCTCGCGTGTGGTTCGGATGATCCAGGGACGCTGGAAACTGCCGATTCTCTTCAGGCTCTATGCCGACCCATCCCTGCGCACCCTGCAGCTGAAACGCGACCTGCCAGGCATTTCCCAGAAGATGCTGACCGCGCATCTGCGCGAACTGGCCGAAGACGGGCTGATCGAGCGTATCGACTTCGGCGAGAAGCCCCTCAGGGTTGAATATCAATTATCGGATGCGGGCCGCAATTTCCTGCCCGTCCTGATAGCGATGCGCCGGTTTTCGCTCAAGCATCCGGCCTAGGTCCCGATTTTCAATCTTCCTGTTCCACGTTTTGGAGCCTGGTCTGGACAGGCCGTGATGCAGGCGCACACCTACGGATAGTGCGCATGCGTCAATGGCTAGCCTACCAACCAGTAGGAACCTGGTAACAAGCGCGAGCTACAGCCTGTCCGGAGTGCGACCGGGCATGTGTTTTTCAAACCACGCCATCACTCGCGCGGTAAAGTCGAAGATCGCCGGCATGCTTCGGATGCCATGGCCTTCGTGTGGATAGGTCAGCAGCACAGTCTCCACATCGGTACTGCCCTGCAAGGCCTTATGAAACTCCAGCGCCTGGCCCGCAGGGGTGATTTTGTCGAGCGCGCCGCAGATGTGGAGTGTGGGTGTCCTCACCCGCTCGGCATAGTGGATGGGGCTGCGGGTGAAATACTGACCCAGCGGGTCGCCCAACTTGTCGCTGAGAAACAGCTCGCAGAAGGTCGGCACATTGCAGGTCAAGTGCTGGCTGACCCAGTGAGTGACCGGCGCTATCGGCACGGCCGCGGCAAAGCGCCGGTCCTGGGTAATGAGCCAGGAGGTGATGTAGCCGCCATAACTGGTACCCATGACACCGATTCGCGCACGATCGATCACGCCCTGGGATTCGAGCGCATCCAACCCCGACAGATAATCGTAGGTATCGCGCCCGCCCATGTCGCCGAAGACCTTGCGCGCAAACTTCTGACCGCGCCCGCTGGATCCACGTGGGTTGGGCAGGAACAAGGCATAGCCGGCGGCAAGCGCCATCTGCAGCAGCGCCGAACGGCCAAGGTATTGCGGGCGCACGTACCATACCGGGCCGCCATGGACGTGCATGATGAGCGGATGCGGGCCGGCCCCTTTTGGCGTGATGAGCCAGCCATGCAGCGCTAGCCCATCTGGCGCCGTCCAGGTGAAGTCGCGCGCCGAAACGCCGAGCGCCTGTACACGCGCATCGACCTCCG is from Pseudomonas mucidolens and encodes:
- a CDS encoding heavy metal sensor histidine kinase translates to MWPRRQPSLTLRSTLAFSLVAMLAVAGAGFYLYASMRASVLMNTDHAVMGRLEHFRKLLHYELALDKLRASPEIFKNMLDSEDDIFIIGEPGQASVINVNPLGVIVPELPVIKPDATLRVDDLRSGMTDADVPLRAATVQTTSGGRTVQLTAAHLMAKEMAMLEAFRERIYLAVSLAFLATALLGYILLRRGLRPLRKMAAHAANITPQRLDSRMSSADTPVELQQLSDAYNAMLDRLANGYQRLVQFSADLAHEIRTPIGSLMGHFQVALRQSRTPDEYQALLASNLGELERISRIVESILFLARADESQAVVERQHLALHDEIQRISDYFEGLAEERQITLRAVGTGMTHADPLLLRRALSNLVANAIRYADEGSEVLMRVAANGTGCRIDVENHGPVLAEDTLRKLFDRFYRGDASRHQSSDSYGLGLAIVTAIMQLHGGEVSVEQPEPGTIRFSLFFPGR
- a CDS encoding PaaI family thioesterase, whose amino-acid sequence is MSEPEATGLQALRALIRAEVPNPSIGITMGLTAVDVSTGRITLQACPDDRHLNPAGAVHGGFAATCLDGAAALALFSTLDISTPHSTVDLNVKYVRPLRAGHTYRVDGWVVERTRSLAICDAQVVDEHGKLFAKATTTFVVGG
- a CDS encoding zinc-dependent alcohol dehydrogenase, translated to MKALTVQGPGQLVWVEAPTPRLSGPRSALVRPIASASCDLDRRLIAGVTPFKPPFALGHECVAEVLQVGDAVTSVRRGDLVCVPWKIACGTCKQCHAGRATACTSVPRHAAYGVPAGGDWGGLFSEVVDVPFADAMLVPLPPGINPLAAASASDNLTDAWVATSRPISAREDARVLVVGGTESLGVLAVQMAVAAGAASVDYLDDNDYRRDLASRSGASVELESVLDERYDVVVSATRDPRALHRGLLALAPGGHCSCIGIIFEDPVIPLFGMYLRDVTLSVGVCNVRPHIPKVLDLIGSGQCDPLLVSPTVVSPDEATEALLQPLAKCIMVRERIT
- a CDS encoding MarR family winged helix-turn-helix transcriptional regulator, which codes for MVINKKINSASVQMRSLHPLDTALELLHFGFRGLTVKADQFLATHALSRVHHRVLYIIARADEINVGDLALTLGVSKQALHRPLKHLFEQQLVQYTRAPERHRFKLLALTEQGGAVEAAATELERQVLRQALDCVKPKGQDAWTTVMTALADNLNEPLK
- a CDS encoding SDR family NAD(P)-dependent oxidoreductase; the protein is MDLQLGAKTALITGSSKGIGEAIARKLALENAVVIVHGRDRMQAEKVAGDIIMRGGRAHVVVGDLTDDEQVRQMIDSAHELAGSIDILINNAGGSGGLKEDWDTTRPQSWQAAYDRNVLAAVRVSTALLPAMRAAHWGRVISISSLAATMAPPSAPDYSACKAAMNAMTLSMAKAVAADGITVNAVSPGTIHSAALDARFRDVAEERGVASRDAPWEAIERAVLPMFAQVPVGRVGRLDEIAAAVAFLASPVAGYITGMNLRVDGGLSPVL
- a CDS encoding winged helix-turn-helix transcriptional regulator, with protein sequence MTDQTSTHFYVPIGEDEREICLGPEGSVAHVSRVVRMIQGRWKLPILFRLYADPSLRTLQLKRDLPGISQKMLTAHLRELAEDGLIERIDFGEKPLRVEYQLSDAGRNFLPVLIAMRRFSLKHPA